One stretch of Rattus norvegicus strain BN/NHsdMcwi chromosome 12, GRCr8, whole genome shotgun sequence DNA includes these proteins:
- the Pilrbl1 gene encoding similar to paired immunoglobin-like type 2 receptor beta precursor yields the protein MALLVSLPEQNLAMAWILLLLLSAACLHTGNSLGYPKEYDYGVNQPEHLTGIQGGSIEIPFSFYFPWELAKDPNMSIAWRWKDFFGEAIYNSTLLLFHEHFKGRLILNWTQGETSGVLRILNLKKNDQSTYFGRVFLQTTEGMKFWQSMLGTKLIIHALTTTPGSPSIIPSAIPTAGLEDTRDQRNPSLLNLGVMVGMVMAKVVVIMPLCGWMIFLWWKQRPAE from the exons ATGGCCCTGCTGGTCTCACTTCCTGAACAGAATCTGGCTATGGCTTGGATTCTCCTTCTTTTGCTGTCAGCAGCATGTCTGCACACTG GGAATTCATTAGGATATCCAAAAGAGTATGACTAtggtgtcaaccaaccagaacacCTCACTGGAATCCAAGGTGGCTCCATCGagatccccttctccttctacttcccTTGGGAGTTGGCCAAGGATCCAAATATGAGCATAGCCTGGAGATGGAAGGATTTCTTTGGGGAAGCCATCTACAACTCTACACTGCTTTTATTTCATGAGCATTTTAAGGGCCGGCTCATCTTGAATTGGACACAGGGTGAGACATCTGGAGTCCTCAGAATCCTGAACTTGAAAAAGAATGACCAGTCCACATACTTCGGCCGAGTTTTTCTGCAAACAACTGAAGGCATGAAGTTTTGGCAGTCAATGCTTGGGACCAAACTCATCATTCATG CTCTCACTACTACCCCAGGGAGCCCCTCCATCATCCCCTCTGCAATCCCCACAGCTGGCCTGGAGGACACAAGGGACCAGAGGAATCCTTCACTGCTGAACTTGGGAGTCATGGTTGGGATGGTCATGGCCAAAGTTGTGGTCATCATGCCCCTCTGTGGATGGATGATCTTCCTGTGGTGGAAACAAAG GCCAGCAGAGTAA
- the Pilrbl1 gene encoding similar to paired immunoglobin-like type 2 receptor beta isoform X1, whose amino-acid sequence MSAHCGFRLSLSLPGNSLGYPKEYDYGVNQPEHLTGIQGGSIEIPFSFYFPWELAKDPNMSIAWRWKDFFGEAIYNSTLLLFHEHFKGRLILNWTQGETSGVLRILNLKKNDQSTYFGRVFLQTTEGMKFWQSMLGTKLIIHALTTTPGSPSIIPSAIPTAGLEDTRDQRNPSLLNLGVMVGMVMAKVVVIMPLCGWMIFLWWKQRPAE is encoded by the exons ATGTCTGCACACTG TGGCTTCAGACTCTCCCTGTCCTTACCAGGGAATTCATTAGGATATCCAAAAGAGTATGACTAtggtgtcaaccaaccagaacacCTCACTGGAATCCAAGGTGGCTCCATCGagatccccttctccttctacttcccTTGGGAGTTGGCCAAGGATCCAAATATGAGCATAGCCTGGAGATGGAAGGATTTCTTTGGGGAAGCCATCTACAACTCTACACTGCTTTTATTTCATGAGCATTTTAAGGGCCGGCTCATCTTGAATTGGACACAGGGTGAGACATCTGGAGTCCTCAGAATCCTGAACTTGAAAAAGAATGACCAGTCCACATACTTCGGCCGAGTTTTTCTGCAAACAACTGAAGGCATGAAGTTTTGGCAGTCAATGCTTGGGACCAAACTCATCATTCATG CTCTCACTACTACCCCAGGGAGCCCCTCCATCATCCCCTCTGCAATCCCCACAGCTGGCCTGGAGGACACAAGGGACCAGAGGAATCCTTCACTGCTGAACTTGGGAGTCATGGTTGGGATGGTCATGGCCAAAGTTGTGGTCATCATGCCCCTCTGTGGATGGATGATCTTCCTGTGGTGGAAACAAAG GCCAGCAGAGTAA